In the genome of Nitrospira japonica, one region contains:
- a CDS encoding 4Fe-4S dicluster domain-containing protein, with protein sequence MPEVYNWQLGRKMLYPYEERHPKWQFAFVFNINRCLACQTCSMADKSTWLFSKGQEYMWWNNVETKPYGGYPQFYDVKITQLIEQVNPGGQVWNVRVGRKHHAPYGVFEGMTIFDAGAKVGQAAIGYIPTDQEWRFVNIYEDTATSMRSLVEGIDRSGFSRDEPWRLSGSSLPEHETFFFYLQRICNHCTYPGCLAACPRKAIYKRPEDGIVLIDQNRCRGYKKCVEQCPFKKPMYRGTTRVSEKCIACYPRIEGKDPLTGGEPMETRCMAACVGKIRMQSLVRIGEDGLWAEDRWHPLYYTIRVEQVALPLYPQWGTEPNGYYIPPRHSPRGYARQMFGPGVDNAIEKYLVPSRELLAVLQLWRASQQIVFRYDVIPGPKVFETQIHGKRFEMYNDTVLGFNKSGKEVARIQVEEPIYIRPAERVNWL encoded by the coding sequence ATGCCAGAAGTCTATAACTGGCAACTGGGACGGAAGATGCTGTATCCGTATGAGGAGCGGCATCCGAAGTGGCAGTTTGCCTTTGTGTTCAATATCAACCGGTGTTTGGCGTGTCAGACGTGTTCGATGGCGGACAAGTCGACCTGGCTGTTTTCGAAGGGCCAGGAATACATGTGGTGGAACAACGTGGAGACGAAGCCGTACGGCGGGTATCCCCAGTTCTACGACGTGAAGATCACGCAGTTGATCGAGCAAGTGAACCCGGGGGGGCAGGTGTGGAACGTGCGGGTGGGCCGCAAGCACCATGCGCCCTACGGGGTGTTCGAAGGGATGACCATTTTCGACGCGGGGGCCAAGGTGGGCCAGGCGGCGATCGGGTACATTCCGACGGACCAGGAATGGCGCTTCGTGAACATCTACGAGGACACGGCCACGTCGATGCGCTCCTTGGTGGAGGGGATCGATCGGTCGGGGTTCTCGCGCGATGAACCGTGGCGGCTGTCCGGCAGCTCGCTGCCGGAGCATGAGACGTTCTTCTTCTACCTGCAACGGATCTGCAACCACTGCACGTATCCGGGCTGTTTGGCCGCCTGCCCGCGCAAGGCGATCTATAAACGGCCGGAAGACGGCATTGTGTTGATCGACCAGAACCGCTGCCGCGGGTACAAGAAGTGCGTGGAGCAGTGCCCGTTCAAGAAGCCGATGTACCGGGGGACGACCCGGGTGTCGGAGAAGTGCATTGCGTGCTATCCGCGGATCGAGGGGAAGGATCCGCTGACGGGCGGCGAGCCGATGGAAACGCGCTGTATGGCGGCGTGCGTGGGGAAGATCCGCATGCAGAGCCTGGTGCGCATCGGCGAGGACGGCCTGTGGGCGGAGGACCGGTGGCACCCCCTGTACTACACCATTCGGGTGGAGCAGGTGGCGTTGCCTCTGTATCCGCAGTGGGGCACGGAGCCCAATGGCTATTACATTCCGCCGCGGCACAGCCCGCGGGGCTATGCCCGGCAGATGTTCGGTCCGGGCGTGGACAATGCCATTGAGAAGTATCTGGTGCCGAGCCGGGAGTTGTTGGCGGTGCTGCAGCTGTGGCGCGCCAGTCAGCAGATCGTCTTCCGGTATGACGTCATTCCGGGCCCGAAGGTGTTTGAGACCCAGATTCACGGGAAGCGGTTCGAGATGTACAACGATACCGTGCTGGGCTTCAACAAGTCGGGGAAGGAAGTGGCGCGCATTCAGGTCGAAGAGCCGATCTACATCAGACCCGCGGAACGGGTGAACTGGCTGTAG